One genomic region from Candidatus Omnitrophota bacterium encodes:
- the lpxD gene encoding UDP-3-O-(3-hydroxymyristoyl)glucosamine N-acyltransferase gives MSKTLKEIAKFVNGELVGDGEIAIKGINGIQNAQEGDLAFIAGPKDEELVDLTKASCVIVPKNTSKSFNKPMIKVDYPSVALSKIIEFVLPESIPHPKGIHKTAVISESASLGKNVSIGPYAVIADKATIGDNTIIYSFCYIGKNSKIGQDCILYPHVTIRESIIIGNRVIIHPSTVVGSDGFGFDTQGNGTHFKVPQLGIVVVEDDVEIGSCVTIDRARFNKTIIGKGSKIDNLCQIAHNVIIGPYCLIAAQSGISGSSTLGRNVVFGGQVGVADHVKIGDFVMAGAKTGISKSFPVPKTILFGYPARQVDKARDMIACTGLLPKLFERVRKLEAKIKELEKK, from the coding sequence ATGTCAAAGACATTAAAAGAGATAGCTAAATTCGTAAACGGCGAACTTGTAGGCGACGGCGAAATCGCGATAAAGGGCATAAACGGTATACAGAACGCGCAGGAAGGCGATCTTGCTTTTATAGCGGGTCCCAAGGATGAGGAATTAGTCGATCTAACCAAGGCTTCCTGCGTCATCGTTCCGAAAAATACGAGCAAGTCCTTCAATAAGCCGATGATAAAGGTCGATTACCCTTCAGTGGCCCTGTCAAAGATAATAGAATTCGTCCTTCCGGAATCGATCCCGCATCCCAAAGGCATCCACAAGACCGCTGTAATATCTGAAAGCGCCTCTTTAGGCAAGAATGTATCTATAGGGCCCTATGCTGTTATAGCCGACAAAGCCACGATAGGTGACAATACTATCATATATTCATTCTGCTATATAGGTAAGAACTCAAAGATAGGGCAGGATTGTATTCTATACCCTCATGTTACCATCAGAGAGTCGATAATAATAGGCAATAGGGTTATAATACACCCCTCCACTGTCGTGGGAAGCGATGGTTTTGGATTTGATACGCAAGGGAATGGAACGCACTTCAAAGTTCCCCAGCTTGGGATAGTAGTTGTCGAAGACGATGTGGAGATAGGTTCCTGTGTTACCATAGACAGGGCACGGTTCAATAAGACTATAATAGGCAAAGGCTCCAAGATAGATAACCTTTGTCAGATAGCTCACAATGTTATCATAGGCCCATACTGTCTGATAGCGGCACAGTCAGGCATATCCGGAAGCTCTACGCTGGGCAGGAATGTAGTATTCGGCGGCCAGGTAGGTGTCGCGGACCATGTGAAGATAGGCGACTTTGTAATGGCCGGCGCAAAAACAGGCATATCAAAATCTTTTCCGGTGCCAAAGACAATATTATTTGGCTATCCGGCCAGACAAGTTGATAAGGCCAGAGACATGATAGCGTGCACGGGCTTGCTTCCGAAGTTATTCGAACGCGTAAGAAAGCTGGAAGCAAAAATAAAAGAGTTAGAGAAGAAGTGA
- a CDS encoding OmpH family outer membrane protein: MKKIVVLAVTAFLVIGLACSNAAAKEYKIGFVDLAKVSDEYAKTKDYEKSFEGQVKGKDAERQKFVDEIRKLKDEQTLLSDKAKAEKQTVIDDKIKNLQEFDRKVRDELIKQRNTMLGEIQKDIDGVISVYSKESGYDIVLIKQTVLYGQAELDLTAEVIKRLNAGTPKK; encoded by the coding sequence ATGAAAAAAATAGTTGTTTTAGCGGTCACAGCATTCTTAGTTATCGGGCTCGCATGTTCCAATGCGGCCGCAAAAGAGTATAAGATTGGATTTGTAGATCTGGCTAAGGTATCGGATGAGTATGCAAAGACAAAAGATTATGAAAAGAGTTTTGAAGGCCAGGTAAAGGGTAAAGACGCCGAGAGGCAGAAATTTGTCGATGAAATACGCAAATTAAAAGATGAGCAGACGCTTCTTTCGGACAAGGCAAAAGCGGAGAAGCAGACCGTCATCGACGACAAAATAAAGAACCTTCAGGAATTTGACAGAAAAGTCCGCGACGAACTTATAAAGCAGAGAAATACGATGCTCGGTGAAATACAGAAAGATATAGACGGCGTTATATCCGTTTATTCGAAAGAATCCGGCTATGATATCGTTTTGATAAAGCAGACTGTTCTATATGGCCAGGCGGAACTCGACCTTACAGCCGAAGTTATTAAGAGGCTGAATGCGGGAACACCCAAGAAATAG
- the bamA gene encoding outer membrane protein assembly factor BamA — translation MTKLFKSILASVICIGLIQFYFAAASYSQPEGNDGKIIKSIAVKNNRAISTETILSKMKTKAGEAFSQVVVNEDLKRLYATDYFTDVSIDGEPYEDGINITIFVEEKSVIGDITFKGNKAFTTQKLKQSMKSKPDEMLNMSLLAQDIAEMRSMYIKKGYPTVDIKYELDVDKELNKTKIIIAVEEKTRIRVTKVNVAGNEHLKTPKIIKVLGTKPAWLFNPGVFKEDVLDEDLEKIKALYDNMGYLDVEVSPKLDYSPDGSEMYVTFEVKEGKQYLVGNIDVAGNIVLKEKEVRSRIKMKPGKPFSRGSLRDDMLGVRDLYFQYGYMDAVVDIDQNVNQSTGNMDLTYTIDPKEVVYVGKIYIRGNVKTREVIIRRELRVYPGDKFNGAKIKRSKERLYNLGLFEDISFDTEPTNVPQVHNMIVNVKETKTGEFSFGGGYSSVDQFLGFVEVGQRNFDILNFPTFTGGGQNLVIRAEIGMVRQNYNIGWVDPWIFGWPYMFGFDMYRTSHTRQLEVGWAYDETRTGFDLKAGKELTEHLRADAMYRLENVDIGSIPNYASSSFRNEEGSNYVSAISGQLTQDTRDNVYNPGHGYILNGGLEDAGGIFGGDKNYVKGTATAAFYHTFFEKFVLEFKGRAGWATSYGSSDEVPIYERFYAGGANTIRGYKERKVGPRDTGSDEPIGGDALLIGNAEITFPIYEKILKGAIFYDFGNVWADTKDFLVGGGYKSGAGIGIRVNTPVGPFRLDWGYPLVKNNTNDDSESGEFYFSISRGF, via the coding sequence ATGACCAAGTTGTTTAAATCGATTTTAGCGTCTGTAATTTGTATAGGCCTCATACAATTCTATTTTGCGGCGGCTTCATATTCACAACCCGAGGGCAACGACGGGAAGATAATCAAGTCAATAGCTGTTAAAAACAACAGGGCGATAAGCACAGAGACTATTCTATCAAAGATGAAGACAAAGGCTGGTGAAGCGTTCAGCCAGGTCGTTGTCAATGAGGATCTAAAAAGACTTTATGCCACGGATTATTTTACCGATGTTTCTATAGACGGCGAGCCGTATGAAGACGGCATAAACATAACCATCTTCGTGGAAGAGAAATCCGTGATAGGCGACATAACATTCAAAGGCAATAAAGCATTTACCACCCAGAAGCTTAAGCAATCCATGAAATCAAAACCGGATGAAATGCTAAATATGTCATTACTCGCGCAGGATATCGCCGAGATGAGGTCTATGTATATAAAGAAGGGTTACCCGACAGTAGATATAAAGTATGAGCTTGATGTGGATAAGGAGCTCAATAAAACAAAGATAATAATCGCGGTAGAAGAAAAAACGCGTATCAGGGTAACGAAGGTAAATGTAGCCGGCAACGAACATCTTAAGACTCCGAAGATAATAAAAGTGCTTGGGACAAAACCGGCCTGGTTATTCAATCCGGGAGTATTCAAAGAGGATGTGCTGGACGAGGATTTGGAAAAGATAAAAGCGCTTTATGATAACATGGGGTATCTCGATGTGGAGGTCTCCCCAAAACTTGACTATAGCCCTGACGGCAGCGAGATGTATGTTACCTTCGAAGTGAAAGAAGGTAAGCAATATCTGGTCGGCAACATAGATGTGGCGGGAAACATTGTTCTTAAGGAAAAGGAAGTCCGGTCCAGGATAAAGATGAAGCCGGGCAAGCCTTTTTCAAGAGGCTCGCTAAGGGATGACATGCTCGGGGTGCGCGACCTCTACTTTCAATATGGATATATGGACGCGGTTGTCGATATAGATCAGAATGTTAACCAATCCACAGGAAATATGGATCTTACATATACAATCGATCCCAAAGAAGTTGTATACGTAGGTAAGATATACATACGCGGGAATGTCAAGACCAGGGAAGTCATCATAAGAAGAGAGCTCAGGGTCTACCCGGGTGATAAATTTAACGGCGCAAAGATAAAAAGATCAAAAGAGCGTCTCTATAATCTCGGTTTATTCGAAGATATAAGCTTTGATACAGAGCCTACGAATGTGCCGCAGGTGCACAATATGATAGTCAATGTCAAAGAGACGAAGACGGGGGAGTTCTCCTTTGGCGGCGGATACAGCTCTGTCGACCAGTTCTTGGGCTTTGTAGAGGTTGGCCAGAGAAACTTCGATATACTAAACTTCCCTACCTTTACGGGCGGCGGGCAGAATCTTGTGATAAGAGCCGAAATCGGTATGGTGAGACAGAACTACAATATAGGCTGGGTGGATCCATGGATATTTGGCTGGCCGTATATGTTTGGTTTTGATATGTACCGCACAAGCCATACCAGACAGTTGGAGGTCGGTTGGGCCTACGATGAAACGAGGACGGGTTTTGACCTGAAGGCCGGCAAAGAGCTCACCGAGCATTTAAGGGCGGACGCCATGTATAGATTGGAGAATGTCGACATAGGCAGTATACCAAATTATGCGTCGAGCTCTTTTAGGAATGAAGAAGGCTCTAATTATGTTTCGGCTATTTCCGGGCAGTTGACGCAGGACACAAGGGACAATGTATACAATCCCGGGCACGGATATATATTAAACGGTGGTCTTGAAGACGCCGGCGGTATTTTCGGCGGAGACAAAAATTACGTAAAAGGAACGGCTACGGCGGCATTCTACCATACATTCTTTGAGAAGTTTGTTCTGGAATTCAAAGGCCGTGCCGGTTGGGCGACCTCATATGGAAGCTCAGACGAAGTGCCTATATATGAAAGATTCTATGCCGGCGGCGCTAATACTATACGCGGATATAAGGAAAGAAAAGTCGGCCCCAGAGATACCGGCTCCGATGAACCTATCGGCGGCGACGCGCTCTTGATAGGAAACGCCGAAATAACGTTCCCAATATATGAAAAAATACTTAAAGGGGCTATCTTTTATGACTTTGGTAACGTTTGGGCGGATACAAAAGATTTTCTGGTGGGCGGCGGCTATAAGTCCGGCGCCGGTATTGGTATAAGAGTCAATACTCCGGTCGGTCCTTTCAGGCTTGATTGGGGTTACCCGCTGGTAAAGAATAATACAAATGATGATTCGGAGTCAGGCGAGTTTTATTTTAGTATAAGCAGGGGATTTTAA
- the dnaB gene encoding replicative DNA helicase produces MAGQEIIEKLPPQSLEAEMAVLGSMLLDREATSLAIELLSASSFYKNAHKSIYSAITKLFDENKAVDLVTVVEELKKTNALDDVGGPAYLANIASSVPTSANITYYAKIVKEKCILRNLINAATQIASECYNTSHEADSLVDKAEQIIFDIAAKKVESRSVPLRDVIKSSIETIDSLYQRKENITGLATGFRDMDIKTAGLQRSDLIVMAGRPSMGKSALAACIVEHVGVVEKKPVAFFSLEMSKEQLVQRMLCSHARVDAHKVRTGFLSQADWPRLVTAAGKLSEAPIFIDDTPGISVMELRAKARRLKAQHDIQMIVLDYLQLMQGNYKSDNRQQEISEISRSLKALARELNVPLIAISQLSRAVEQRSDHRPQLSDLRESGAIEQDADLVVLLLREEYYNPTDENKGIAEVIIAKQRNGPVGSFNLTFIGEYMRFENLVRGQEDFIGAEDTANADMERV; encoded by the coding sequence ATGGCGGGACAGGAAATAATCGAGAAGCTGCCTCCTCAAAGCCTCGAAGCCGAAATGGCCGTGTTGGGCTCGATGTTGTTGGACCGCGAAGCCACATCACTCGCGATAGAACTTCTGAGCGCGTCAAGTTTTTATAAAAATGCCCACAAAAGTATATACTCCGCGATAACAAAACTATTCGATGAAAATAAAGCGGTAGACCTGGTAACCGTAGTAGAAGAGCTCAAAAAGACTAACGCGCTTGACGATGTGGGAGGCCCCGCGTATCTGGCGAATATAGCGTCAAGTGTTCCAACATCCGCAAATATAACTTATTACGCGAAGATCGTCAAAGAGAAATGCATCCTAAGAAATCTCATAAATGCCGCGACTCAAATAGCGTCGGAATGCTATAACACATCACACGAGGCGGACAGCCTTGTGGACAAGGCCGAACAGATAATATTCGATATCGCCGCAAAGAAAGTGGAATCCAGATCCGTCCCGCTAAGAGATGTTATAAAAAGTTCTATAGAGACTATAGACAGCCTTTATCAGCGCAAAGAGAATATTACGGGCCTTGCCACGGGTTTCAGGGATATGGATATAAAGACGGCCGGCTTACAACGATCTGACCTGATAGTAATGGCGGGCCGGCCTTCAATGGGTAAGAGCGCCCTGGCCGCGTGCATAGTCGAACATGTCGGCGTTGTTGAGAAGAAACCTGTCGCTTTCTTCAGCCTTGAAATGTCTAAAGAGCAATTGGTGCAGAGGATGCTCTGTTCGCACGCCAGGGTTGACGCGCATAAAGTGAGGACCGGCTTCCTTTCACAGGCGGATTGGCCAAGACTGGTCACAGCCGCCGGAAAATTATCCGAAGCCCCTATATTCATAGATGATACGCCCGGCATTTCAGTTATGGAATTACGCGCAAAGGCGCGCCGTCTTAAAGCGCAGCACGATATACAGATGATAGTCTTGGACTATCTGCAGCTGATGCAGGGTAATTATAAATCGGACAACAGGCAGCAGGAGATATCCGAAATATCCAGGTCATTAAAGGCGCTTGCCAGGGAACTGAACGTGCCGCTGATAGCCATAAGCCAGTTGTCGCGCGCCGTAGAGCAGAGGTCCGATCACAGGCCGCAGCTTTCCGACTTGAGAGAATCAGGCGCCATAGAGCAGGACGCGGACCTCGTAGTGCTTTTGTTAAGGGAAGAATATTATAATCCTACCGATGAGAATAAGGGGATAGCCGAAGTCATTATAGCGAAACAGAGGAACGGCCCGGTAGGGAGTTTTAATCTTACATTTATAGGCGAATATATGAGATTCGAAAATCTGGTGCGCGGGCAGGAAGATTTTATCGGAGCGGAAGATACCGCTAACGCTGATATGGAAAGGGTTTAA
- the rplI gene encoding 50S ribosomal protein L9, which yields MKVILTQTIDRLGRAGDCINVKDGYARNYLLPKNLAKEATPGNIKTLESLKKKQAAEDQGKLNEAKVLAEKIAGLSITINAKAGEEEKLFGTVTAEMVSKALEAQGILIDKKDIVIDEPIKKLGTYQIGAKLHPEVKATLRVWIVKE from the coding sequence ATGAAAGTTATACTGACGCAGACAATAGACAGGCTCGGAAGAGCAGGAGATTGCATCAACGTTAAAGACGGATACGCGAGGAATTACCTTCTTCCAAAAAACTTAGCGAAAGAAGCCACGCCGGGAAATATTAAGACGCTGGAATCGTTAAAGAAGAAACAGGCTGCCGAAGACCAGGGCAAGCTAAACGAAGCGAAGGTGCTGGCCGAAAAAATAGCCGGCCTATCGATAACGATAAATGCCAAAGCGGGCGAGGAAGAAAAATTATTCGGCACCGTAACCGCCGAGATGGTTTCAAAAGCGCTCGAGGCCCAGGGCATATTAATAGACAAAAAAGATATTGTGATCGATGAGCCTATCAAGAAGTTAGGGACTTATCAGATAGGCGCAAAACTACATCCGGAAGTAAAGGCGACCTTAAGAGTTTGGATCGTCAAAGAGTAA
- the rpsR gene encoding 30S ribosomal protein S18: protein MPRFGEKRKPKRDGDKKKKIFKKKPCRFCMDKVENIDYLDYQKFQKLITERGKIMPSRITGNCARHQRQLARAIRKARVLSLLPFVAD, encoded by the coding sequence ATGCCAAGATTCGGAGAGAAGAGAAAACCAAAACGAGACGGTGACAAAAAAAAGAAGATATTTAAGAAAAAACCATGCAGATTCTGCATGGATAAAGTTGAGAATATAGATTATCTTGACTATCAGAAATTCCAGAAGCTAATTACCGAGCGCGGTAAGATAATGCCTTCAAGGATAACCGGAAACTGCGCAAGACATCAAAGACAGTTGGCGCGTGCCATACGTAAAGCAAGAGTGTTGTCGCTTCTGCCTTTTGTCGCGGATTAG
- a CDS encoding single-stranded DNA-binding protein, with amino-acid sequence MASLNKVFIMGNLTRDPELRYVPSGTAVASFTIAINRVYTSQAGEKKEEVSFVRVVVWGRRAEVCGEYLSKGSPVFVEGRLQSRSWESQDGQKRSTIEVIADNVQFLRGGSGEKAGASSPKADTASGDVATINLNEELGPIPDQGGNNKASKSGADSEEAPF; translated from the coding sequence ATGGCAAGCCTGAATAAAGTATTTATAATGGGAAACCTGACGCGCGATCCGGAGCTCAGATACGTACCGAGCGGTACCGCGGTAGCGAGTTTTACTATTGCCATTAACAGAGTATATACCAGCCAGGCGGGCGAAAAGAAAGAAGAGGTGTCGTTCGTAAGGGTTGTTGTATGGGGCCGAAGAGCGGAGGTTTGCGGCGAATATCTTTCGAAGGGCAGCCCGGTATTTGTTGAAGGAAGGCTTCAGTCGAGAAGCTGGGAAAGCCAGGACGGACAGAAAAGAAGCACGATAGAGGTAATAGCCGACAATGTGCAGTTTTTAAGAGGCGGCTCCGGCGAAAAAGCGGGTGCTTCTTCGCCAAAAGCGGACACGGCTTCAGGCGATGTAGCTACGATAAATTTAAACGAAGAGCTTGGGCCCATACCGGACCAGGGCGGGAACAATAAAGCAAGTAAGTCAGGCGCGGATTCGGAAGAGGCGCCATTTTAG
- the rpsF gene encoding 30S ribosomal protein S6, with protein sequence MENYEGIFIIKPDIKEEDIKGIYKVISDHVTKNAGNVVKEDIWGKRQLAYPVKKFKEGFYYKLDFTAPTSAIAKLEEAYRLNLDILRTMITRR encoded by the coding sequence GTGGAGAACTACGAGGGTATATTCATAATAAAGCCCGACATCAAGGAAGAAGATATAAAAGGTATCTACAAGGTTATTTCTGACCATGTCACAAAAAACGCCGGCAATGTAGTCAAAGAGGACATCTGGGGCAAGAGGCAGCTCGCCTATCCGGTTAAAAAATTCAAAGAAGGTTTCTACTACAAGTTAGATTTTACCGCGCCGACCAGCGCGATAGCCAAACTTGAAGAGGCATACAGATTAAATTTAGATATTCTGCGGACAATGATAACGAGAAGATAG
- the pth gene encoding aminoacyl-tRNA hydrolase — MKARRKKRLLRQKSRKRRRNKVRVIVGLGNPGLEYKTTKHNIGFMVLSQLAKENKIKLKEKRYAALIGKGKIAGEETMLVLPQTYMNRSGDTVGDLVRNEVKSIEDLIVVCDDIYLKLGRVRLKKKGSAGGHKGLESIISVLGRDDFARLRVGIATDVHKGDITKYVLTPFKRNQHKNVSHVISLAVDSLICWIEEGMDEAMNKFNIKKVATS, encoded by the coding sequence GTGAAGGCGAGAAGAAAGAAGAGGCTCCTAAGGCAGAAGTCAAGAAAGAGGAGAAGAAATAAGGTGAGAGTTATCGTCGGCCTTGGTAATCCGGGCCTTGAATATAAAACAACGAAGCATAACATAGGCTTCATGGTATTAAGTCAGCTTGCCAAAGAGAACAAAATAAAGCTGAAAGAGAAGCGCTACGCGGCTCTTATCGGCAAAGGCAAAATTGCCGGTGAAGAGACCATGCTCGTCCTGCCGCAGACATATATGAACCGCTCCGGAGATACCGTAGGAGATCTGGTAAGAAATGAAGTCAAATCGATCGAGGACCTTATAGTAGTATGCGACGATATATATTTAAAGCTCGGCAGGGTCAGGTTGAAGAAGAAGGGCTCGGCCGGAGGCCATAAAGGGCTGGAATCGATAATATCCGTACTTGGCAGAGATGATTTCGCGCGCTTACGAGTGGGCATAGCCACGGATGTGCATAAGGGCGATATAACAAAATACGTATTAACGCCTTTCAAGAGAAATCAGCATAAAAACGTCTCGCATGTGATATCGCTGGCAGTGGACTCTCTTATATGCTGGATAGAAGAAGGTATGGATGAAGCGATGAACAAGTTTAACATAAAGAAAGTCGCAACATCCTGA
- a CDS encoding 50S ribosomal protein L25, with protein MEKVILKAEVREGSGKATAKSLRRKDIIPAVVYKGGKDALKLQLSVRDLNEVLHTKAGENVIVTLKIAAGEGKTKDRTVLIKEIQREPIRSLILHVDFNEISLTETLKVNVPLSVHGEAVGVKADGGTLEHVMWELQVECLPTSIPEKIEVEVSGLKIGDAIYVKDIKAPEGVKILNDAELIALIVKPPKVEVPKEEAAQAAPTEPELIRKKKEAEEAGEGEKKEEAPKAEVKKEEKK; from the coding sequence ATGGAAAAAGTAATATTAAAAGCTGAAGTCAGAGAAGGTAGCGGCAAGGCAACTGCCAAGAGCCTGAGGAGAAAAGATATTATACCGGCCGTGGTATACAAGGGCGGCAAGGACGCGCTTAAATTACAGCTATCTGTAAGAGATCTTAATGAGGTTCTGCACACAAAGGCCGGCGAAAACGTAATCGTTACATTGAAGATCGCTGCCGGTGAAGGCAAGACAAAGGATAGGACAGTATTGATAAAAGAGATACAGCGCGAACCCATAAGGAGCCTTATCCTGCACGTGGATTTTAATGAAATATCACTGACGGAAACATTGAAGGTCAATGTTCCGCTGTCAGTGCACGGAGAGGCTGTCGGTGTAAAGGCCGATGGCGGTACGTTGGAACACGTCATGTGGGAATTACAGGTAGAATGCTTGCCCACAAGTATCCCTGAAAAGATCGAAGTAGAGGTCTCCGGTTTAAAAATAGGAGACGCTATCTACGTAAAGGATATTAAAGCGCCCGAAGGCGTGAAGATCCTCAACGACGCAGAGCTGATAGCGTTGATAGTGAAGCCGCCTAAGGTAGAAGTTCCGAAGGAAGAGGCTGCCCAAGCCGCGCCTACGGAACCCGAACTTATAAGGAAGAAGAAAGAGGCCGAGGAAGCCGGTGAAGGCGAGAAGAAAGAAGAGGCTCCTAAGGCAGAAGTCAAGAAAGAGGAGAAGAAATAA
- a CDS encoding ribose-phosphate pyrophosphokinase, whose amino-acid sequence MKNNILVFSGNSNKKLAQDICKSLKIKLGDASIDRFSDGEVRVKINSNVRGHDVFVIQSTSNPANENLMELLIMIDALRRSSAQRITAVLPYFGYARQDRKDQPRVPITAKLVANLLTTAGANRVLTIDLHAGQIQGFFDIPLDHLFAVKIFMDYRKRTKVKGDLVIVSPDVGGIKTARAYAKRFNCGLAIVDKRRIDDKKAEVMHIMGDVKGKTVMIVDDMVATAGSLVEAVDAIKKKGALEVYAAVTHAVLCGPAIERIRNSKLKELIVTDTIPVGKDKMISKIKVLSVAPLLAEAIKRIHGEESLSVLFK is encoded by the coding sequence ATGAAAAATAATATTCTGGTCTTCAGCGGAAATTCCAATAAGAAACTGGCGCAAGACATCTGTAAAAGTTTAAAAATAAAACTTGGCGATGCGTCTATAGACCGTTTTTCAGACGGAGAGGTGCGCGTAAAGATAAACTCTAATGTCCGCGGCCATGACGTGTTCGTTATACAGTCTACTTCTAATCCGGCCAACGAAAATCTTATGGAACTTTTGATAATGATAGACGCGTTAAGGCGCTCTTCAGCCCAGAGGATTACCGCGGTGTTGCCGTATTTTGGTTACGCGCGCCAGGACAGAAAGGACCAGCCCAGAGTCCCGATAACGGCAAAATTAGTGGCGAATCTTCTGACTACAGCGGGAGCCAATAGAGTATTGACTATAGATCTGCACGCAGGGCAGATACAGGGATTTTTTGACATACCTCTCGACCATCTTTTCGCGGTTAAGATATTTATGGACTACAGAAAGAGGACCAAAGTAAAAGGAGACCTTGTCATAGTAAGCCCGGACGTCGGAGGCATAAAGACCGCGCGCGCTTACGCCAAGAGGTTTAATTGCGGTTTGGCCATAGTCGATAAGAGGCGCATCGACGACAAAAAAGCCGAGGTCATGCATATAATGGGCGACGTAAAAGGAAAGACCGTTATGATAGTGGACGATATGGTAGCGACAGCCGGCTCTTTGGTTGAAGCGGTTGACGCTATAAAGAAAAAAGGCGCGCTCGAAGTCTACGCGGCTGTTACCCATGCGGTACTGTGCGGACCTGCTATAGAAAGAATTAGGAATTCAAAATTAAAAGAACTTATCGTTACCGATACCATTCCGGTTGGTAAAGATAAGATGATTAGCAAAATAAAAGTGTTGTCGGTAGCTCCGTTACTCGCGGAGGCAATAAAGAGGATACATGGCGAGGAGTCGCTCAGCGTGTTGTTCAAATAA
- a CDS encoding NTP transferase domain-containing protein, translating into MKNIIAVILAAGRGTRMKSDTPKVMHEILAKPMISHVVDSVGGAGVKSIILVTGFGSDKVQEFFKGTDVKAVLQKKLLGSGDAVNTARGQISKFAKGDCLVVYGDTPLIKSQTIKRLIEKHAASSSSLTLLTAVLKNPTGYGRIIRTPEGRIVKIAEEDEAKTYKKEIKEINVGTCIFRCEDLLEALGKIKPENTKKEYYLTDAVKIFSDSGKKIESITIEDLDEMIGVNSRVELAKAVACVKTRILDELMMSGVTIQDPSTTTIYPDVKIGKDSVIYPNTIIESGVKIGENCHIGPFARLRPGTEVKDKAEVGNFVELVRTKVGENTKVKHHTYLGDATVGKNVNIGAGTITANYDGKNKSKTIIGDGAFIGVGTILIAPVKIGKKALTGAGTVILKGRNVKDGAIAVGVPARILEKRISERRKS; encoded by the coding sequence ATGAAAAATATAATAGCGGTTATACTTGCGGCCGGACGCGGCACCCGGATGAAATCCGATACGCCTAAGGTAATGCACGAGATCCTTGCCAAACCGATGATCTCGCATGTGGTGGACTCTGTCGGGGGCGCGGGAGTGAAGTCGATAATTCTCGTTACGGGTTTCGGCAGTGATAAAGTGCAGGAGTTTTTTAAGGGCACCGACGTGAAAGCCGTTTTACAGAAGAAACTTTTGGGAAGCGGCGACGCGGTAAATACCGCCAGAGGGCAGATATCAAAATTCGCCAAAGGCGACTGTCTTGTTGTGTATGGCGATACTCCGTTAATAAAAAGCCAGACCATAAAGAGGCTCATAGAGAAGCACGCTGCTTCTTCATCGAGTCTTACATTGCTTACGGCGGTATTGAAGAATCCCACCGGTTACGGCAGGATAATAAGGACTCCCGAAGGCAGGATAGTGAAGATAGCCGAAGAAGACGAGGCTAAAACATACAAAAAAGAGATCAAGGAGATAAATGTCGGGACCTGTATATTCAGGTGCGAGGATCTTCTCGAGGCACTCGGTAAAATAAAACCGGAAAACACGAAGAAAGAATACTATCTTACCGACGCGGTAAAGATATTTTCCGATAGCGGCAAAAAAATAGAATCAATTACGATAGAGGACCTGGATGAGATGATAGGTGTAAATTCAAGAGTTGAGCTTGCTAAGGCCGTTGCCTGCGTAAAGACAAGGATCTTGGACGAGCTTATGATGTCCGGAGTTACCATACAGGACCCTTCAACGACTACAATATATCCGGATGTGAAGATAGGCAAAGATTCCGTTATATACCCTAACACCATAATCGAGTCAGGCGTGAAGATAGGCGAGAATTGCCACATAGGGCCGTTCGCGCGCTTAAGGCCCGGCACCGAAGTCAAAGACAAGGCAGAGGTAGGAAACTTTGTAGAGTTGGTAAGGACTAAAGTGGGAGAGAATACAAAAGTAAAACATCATACATATCTTGGCGACGCGACAGTCGGTAAGAATGTTAATATAGGAGCGGGAACTATTACAGCCAACTACGACGGGAAGAATAAGAGTAAGACTATAATAGGCGACGGCGCGTTTATAGGAGTGGGAACGATATTGATAGCGCCTGTCAAGATAGGCAAGAAAGCGCTCACGGGAGCGGGCACTGTTATATTAAAGGGGAGAAATGTAAAAGACGGGGCGATCGCGGTAGGCGTACCCGCACGAATTTTAGAAAAAAGAATAAGTGAAAGAAGGAAATCTTAG